From the Excalfactoria chinensis isolate bCotChi1 chromosome 1, bCotChi1.hap2, whole genome shotgun sequence genome, one window contains:
- the CKAP4 gene encoding cytoskeleton-associated protein 4, whose translation MLTNSRCVFDTPTLPCSSLCPIARTGLRCRVPSGLGMATQPAPPVAARFPLRGGGLPRGGPGPAPRAWRFLGAGRGAGAVRAGTPAPSRGGGLLPFFPPSFPPAFAPFQPPSLSLGARGRPRPAMSAAKHRGPKGGSPPAAANERGAQPGGSEEAAAKKPAAAASHGRGGRSGAGGGGGRSGAGPRRGWALLLGAAVVLGAALPAGWYVRQLREEVGRSAREREASGRQRQELAATLDAVVQKVHSLQASFGDFESMMKIAQQKQEVTEKAVKQGENEINRISDVLQKLQNEILKDLSDGIHMVKDARERDFTSLENTVEERLTELTKSINDNIAVFTEVQQRSQDEIKNMKAKVDSLEKADAYKHEIKVLKDAFGEMQASMKTKEKDIETLKNTINSMESDVYTEVKELVNLKQEHEKFKEAADTEHLSLKALQEKVLRAEESITHLPGDIKRLDEDLLRIKAELNKWKENELFRKALETFENNSEGLESRLRHIEEGLKSVSSIASQHGEKLQLFLSKEAEYDNKLSTLEQSMSGLQGISDMDITSVSDVLKNLGESQTSLYNDVEDLRRSISDLPSSGALEDVQKQISILLDQGSLQVDQAHSQGYLEKFNSVEGSVDELRSSVSQVDSDLKMIRTAVDSLVSYSVKIENNENNLESVKSSIDDLRNDLERLFVKVEKIHEKV comes from the exons ATGCTGACGAACTCGAGGTGTGTTTTTGACACACCTACACTTCCTTGCAGCTCGCTCTGTCCTATAGCCCGCACAGGGCTTCGGTGCCGCGTTCCATCGGGGCTGGGGATGGCCACGCAGCCCGCGCCCCCCGTGGCAGCCCGGTTCCCTCTGCGTGGCGGCGGGCTGCCCCGCGGGGGCCCAGGCCCGGCCCCGCGTGCGTGGCGGTTTCtcggggcggggcggggagcgggcgCTGTCCGGGCCGGCACCCCCGCCCCATCGCGCGGCGGCGgcctccttcccttcttccctccctcctttcctcccgCCTTCGCTCCTTTCCAGCCTCCTTCGCTCTCGCTCGGCGCACGGGGTCGGCCCCGTCCCGCCATGTCGGCCGCTAAGCACCGGGGCCCCAAGGGGGGcagcccgcccgccgccgccaaCGAGCGGGGCGCGCAGCCGGGCGGCTCCGAGGAGGCGGCGGCCAAGaagccggcggcggcggcgtcTCACGGCCGGGGCGGCCGGTCCGGGGCGGGGGGCGGAGGGGGCCGCTCCGGAGCCGGCCCGCGGCGCGGCTGGGCGCTGCTGCTGGGCGCCGCCGTGGTGCTGGGCGCCGCGCTGCCCGCCGGCTGGTACGTCCGGCAGCTGCGGGAGGAGGTCGGGCGGAGCGCCCGCGAAAGGGAGGCCTCGGGGCGGCAGCGGCAAGAGCTCGCCGCCACGCTGGACGCCGTGGTGCAGAAG GTGCATTCCCTTCAAGCCAGCTTTGGAGATTTTGAATCCATGATGAAAATTGCTCAGCAGAAGCAGGAGGTTACTGAGAAGGCGGTTAAGCAAGGGGAGAATGAAATTAATCGGATCAGCGACGTGCTTCAGaagctgcaaaatgaaattttgaAAGACTTGTCTGATGGCATCCACATGGTGAAGGATGCAAGGGAACGAGACTTTACATCACTAGAAAACACAGTGGAAGAGAGACTAACGGAGCTAACCAAGTCTATCAACGATAACATTGCTGTATTCACTGAAGTCCAGCAAAGGAGCCAAGAcgaaataaaaaatatgaaagcaaaagTTGATTCACTAGAAAAAGCAGATGCGTATAAGCATGAAATAAAGGTGCTAAAGGACGCTTTTGGTGAGATGCAAGCATCCatgaaaaccaaagaaaaagacataGAGACCTTGAAGAATACAATAAACTCCATGGAGTCTGATGTTTATACTGAAGTGAAAGAGTTAGTCAACCTCAAGCAGGAGCACGAGAAATTCAAAGAGGCTGCGGACACTGAACACCTCTCATTAAAGGCTTTACAAGAGAAAGTTCTGAGAGCAGAGGAGTCTATTACGCATCTCCCTGGTGACATTAAAAGACTTGATGAAGATTTACTGCGTATTAAAGCTGAGCTcaacaaatggaaagaaaacgAACTCTTTAGAAAAGCGTTAGAAACTTTTGAAAACAACAGCGAAGGACTGGAGTCTCGATTGAGACACATAGAAGAGGGCTTGAAGTCTGTAAGTTCTATTGCTTCTCAGCATGGCGAAAAGTTACAATTGTTCCTTTCTAAGGAAGCAGAATATGACAACAAGCTCAGTACTCTAGAACAAAGCATGAGTGGTCTTCAGGGAATCTCAGACATGGACATAACTTCAGTCTCAGACGTTCTGAAAAATCTCGGTGAATCCCAGACCTCGCTGTACAATGATGTAGAGGACTTGAGAAGAAGTATCAGTGACTTGCCATCTTCAGGTGCTCTTGAGGATGTCCAGAAGCAAATTAGTATATTGTTGGATCAGGGAAGTCTTCAGGTGGATCAAGCACATTCTCAAGGATATCTCGAAAAATTTAATTCTGTGGAAGGCTCTGTGGATGAACTGAGATCTTCTGTCAGCCAGGTTGATTCTGATTTGAAAATGATCAGAACTGCAGTGGATAGTTTAGTCTCCTACTCTGTGAAAATTGAGAATAATGAGAACAACCTGGAGTCTGTCAAGAGCTCTATAGACGACCTGAGGAATGATCTGGAAAGATTGTTTGTGAAAGttgaaaaaatacatg